In the Solanum pennellii chromosome 5, SPENNV200 genome, one interval contains:
- the LOC107018484 gene encoding receptor protein kinase-like protein ZAR1: MQSFLCFSIFLILCSCCVFVTSLNDEGIALWSFKKGIGQDPEGSLKNWNFSDETPCSWNGVTCKDLKVVSVSIPRKKLTGFLSSSLGSLTELRHVNLRSNLFSGSLPVELFEVQGLQSLVLYGNSFSGVIPFEVGKLNYLQTLDLSQNFLNGSVPITLLQCKRLKVLDLSHNNFTGVVPEGFGGNLSALEELNLGFNKFDGKIPTDLGNLSNLKGTVDLSHNMFSGSIPASLGNLPEKVYIDLTYNNLSGPIPQNGALINRGPTAFIGNLGLCGPPLKNPCSAQSDASSPSSEPFLPNNIPPLDGAGGDVNGRGLSRGAVIAIIVGDVVGICVIGLLFSYCYSRICGCGRKKDESGFGFQKGGGNGRKECLCFRKDESETLSENVEQYDLVALDNQVAFDLDELLKASAFVLGKSGIGIVYKVVLEDGLNLAVRRLGEGGSQRFKEFQTEVEAIGKLRHQNIVTLRAYYWSVDEKLLIYDFIPNGNLTTAIHGKPGMVSFTPLSWSIRLKIMKGTAKGLVYLHEYSPKKYVHGDLKPSNILLGHDMEPKISDFGLGRLANIAGTSPTLQSNHMTSEKPQQSKQGSAPSESGTVTSTTTSGSCYQAPEALKVVKPSQKWDIYSYGVILLEMITGRTPIIQVGSTEMDLVNWIHWCIEEKKPLSDVLDLCLAQDADKEEEMIAVLKIAMACVHSSPERRPSMRHISDALERLQASSE; this comes from the exons ATGCAATCTTTTTTGTGTTTTAGCATTTTCTTGATTCTGTGTAGTTGTTGTGTTTTTGTTACTTCTTTGAATGATGAAGGGATAGCTCTTTGGTCATTTAAAAAAGGTATTGGACAAGACCCTGAAGGGTCACTTAAAAATTGGAACTTTTCTGATGAAACCCCTTGTTCTTGGAATGGTGTTACATGCAAAGACCTAAAAGTTGTATCTGTTAGTATACCTAGAAAGAAACTCACTGGGTTTCTTTCTTCTAGTCTTGGATCTCTTACTGAGCTTAGACATGTTAATTTAAGAAGTAATTTGTTTTCTGGTAGTTTGCCTGTTGAGCTTTTTGAGGTTCAAGGTTTGCAAAGTTTGGTTCTTTATGGGAATTCCTTTTCTGGGGTAATACCTTTTGAGGTTGGGAAGCTAAATTATCTTCAAACTTTGGATTTATCACAAAATTTCTTGAATGGGTCTGTGCCTATAACATTACTTCAGTGTAAGAGATTGAAGGTTCTTGATTTAAGTCATAATAACTTTACTGGTGTTGTACCAGAAGGGTTTGGGGGTAATTTGTCTGCATTGGAAGAACTTAATCTTGGATTCAACAAATTTGATGGTAAAATTCCAACTGATTTGGGAAATTTGTCTAATTTGAAAGGAACTGTTGATTTGTCTCATAATATGTTTAGTGGTTCGATTCCGGCTAGTCTTGGTAATCTTCCTGAGAAGGTGTATATTGATTTGACTTATAACAATTTGAGTGGTCCAATTCCACAAAATGGTGCTTTGATTAACAGAGGACCTACTGCTTTTATTGGAAATCTTGGGCTTTGTGGACCTCCATTGAAAAACCCGTGTTCTGCGCAAAGTGACGCGAGTTCACCGTCCTCGGAACCTTTCTTGCCTAATAACATACCTCCATTAGATGGTGCTGGAGGGGATGTGAATGGTAGAGGTTTGAGTAGAGGTGCTGTAATCGCGATAATTGTGGGGGATGTGGTCGGAATTTGTGTTATTGGGTTGTTGTTCTCGTATTGTTATTCGAGAATCTGCGGTTGTGGGAGGAAAAAAGATGAATCCGGATTTGGTTTTCAGAAGGGGGGAGGGAACGGAAGGAAAGAGTGTTTATGTTTTAGGAAGGATGAGTCGGAGACGTTATCGGAAAATGTTGAACAATATGATCTAGTGGCACTAGATAATCAAGTGGCATTTGATCTTGATGAACTTCTCAAGGCATCTGCATTTGTCCTTGGTAAAAGTGGTATCGGCATTGTGTACAAAGTTGTGCTCGAAGACGGGCTTAACTTGGCTGTAAGGAGATTAGGCGAGGGTGGTTCACAAAGATTTAAGGAATTCCAGACGGAGGTCGAAGCAATTGGAAAACTGAGACATCAAAATATTGTGACTCTTCGTGCCTATTATTGGTCTGTCGATGAGAAGCTACTGATATATGACTTCATTCCAAATGGAAACCTTACCACTGCAATTCACG GAAAACCTGGTATGGTGTCGTTTACACCGCTTTCATGGTCCATTCGACtgaaaataatgaagggaaCTGCAAAAGGTTTGGTTTATTTACACGAGTACAGTCCCAAGAAATATGTTCACGGCGATCTAAAGCCTTCTAATATATTACTTGGGCACGACATGGAGCCCAAAATCTCGGACTTTGGACTTGGACGTCTTGCTAATATAGCTGGAACATCCCCTACGTTGCAATCCAACCACATGACCTCTGAGAAACCACAACAAAGTAAGCAAGGCAGTGCGCCATCAGAGTCCGGGACAGTTACATCAACTACAACTTCTGGTTCTTGCTACCAAGCTCCCGAGGCGTTAAAAGTGGTGAAACCATCACAAAAATGGGACATTTACTCGTACGGAGTGATCTTGCTTGAAATGATCACGGGAAGAACCCCGATTATCCAAGTAGGTTCTACTGAAATGGATCTCGTAAACTGGATTCACTGGTGCATTGAAGAGAAGAAGCCACTTTCGGATGTATTGGACTTGTGTTTAGCACAAGATGCTGATAAAGAAGAGGAAATGATCGCGGTTTTGAAGATTGCAATGGCGTGTGTTCACAGCAGCCCGGAGAGAAGACCTTCAATGAGACACATATCTGATGCATTAGAAAGACTGCAAGCTTCCTCTGAATGA
- the LOC107020067 gene encoding uncharacterized protein LOC107020067 — protein MVREIRATGIRGVEDITNVGIWSLWLMVLVCLCIISTIIFSCADGVSKEKEATTHTDNYGAGCGAGCGAACGA, from the coding sequence ATGGTTAGGGAAATCAGAGCAACAGGTATAAGAGGTGTTGAAGATATAACAAATGTTGGCATTTGGAGTCTCTGGTTGATGGTTTTGGTTTGCTTGTGTATCATTTCAACAATCATTTTCTCTTGTGCAGATGGTGTTTCTAAAGAGAAAGAAGCAACAACTCATACCGATAACTATGGTGCCGGATGTGGTGCAGGTTGTGGCGCTGCCTGTGGCGCCTGA
- the LOC107018521 gene encoding uncharacterized protein LOC107018521 gives MTDSCRRALVEAIHSSPTQAVIYLSGGASQALGWLMSVPGASNTVLESVVTYSRMSMIQLLGKVPAQAASSQTAEEMALLAYNRALKLSKPGSPVLGVGFTGALASAQPKRGDHRFHVSTRTSDRFWTSTVTLTKGLRTREQEDGVSSQYLIKAIANASKVPGTFVPDLTESEVPDEYEKNFDEEEELKQLLSGIICFKVYPFSSDSSNVERKIILSGSFNPLHDGHLKLLEIATSICGGGYPCFELSAVNADKPPLEIPQINDRVKQFEKVGKTVIVSNQPYFYKKAELFPGSAFVIGADTVARLVHPKYYGNDYGKMLEILLGCKNTGCTFLVGGRNVNGIFKVLEDFDIPAELKDMFVPIPVEKFRMDMSSTEIRKTQGLL, from the exons ATGACCGATAGTTGCCGCCGAGCTCTAGTGGAAGCTATACATTCGTCTCCTACTCAAGCTGTTATTTATCTTTCCGGCGGAGCCTCTCAG GCGCTGGGGTGGTTGATGTCAGTTCCGGGAGCATCGAACACTGTGCTTGAATCTGTAGTTACATATTCCAGAATGTCTATGATTCAATTACTTGGCAAG GTTCCTGCTCAAGCTGCTAGTTCGCAAACGGCGGAGGAAATGGCATTGTTGGCTTACAATAGAGCATTAAAGCTTTCTAAACCAG GTTCACCAGTTCTAGGTGTGGGTTTTACTGGTGCCTTGGCTAGTGCACAACCAAAACGTGGAGATCATAG GTTTCACGTGTCAACCAGAACATCTGACCGGTTTTGGACCTCGACAGTTACTTTGACTAAG GGTCTGCGAACTCGTGAGCAGGAAGATGGAGTTTCGAGTCAATACTTAATCAAG GCAATTGCGAATGCTAGCAAGGTTCCAGGAACTTTTGTTCCAGACTTGACTGAATCAGAAGTTCCagatgaatatgaaaagaattttgATGAAGAGGAAGAGCTAAAGCAACTTCTCAGTGGGATTATATGCTTCAAAGTGTATCCTTTCTCAAGTG ACTCGTCTAATGTAGAGAGGAAAATAATCCTGTCTGGTTCCTTTAATCCATTGCATGATGGTCACCTTAAGCTCTTGGAAATTGCAACCAG TATATGCGGTGGTGGATATCCATGTTTTGAGTTGTCAGCTGTCAATGCAGACAAACCTCCATTGGAAATACCTCAAATCAATGATCGTGTGAAACAATTTGAAAAAGTTG GAAAGACAGTCATAGTATCTAACCAGCCATATTTTTACAAGAAAGCAGAACTTTTTCCTGGAAGTGCTTTTGTCATTGGTGCAGACACAGTTGCAAGACTTGTGCAT CCAAAGTACTATGGTAATGACTATGGGAAGATGTTGGAGATACTTCTGGGATGTAAAAACACGGGATGTACTTTCCTAGTGGGTGGTCGGAATGTTAATGGAATTTTCAAG GTTCTTGAGGATTTCGACATCCCAGCAGAGCTAAAAGACATGTTTGTGCCTATACCAGTCGAGAAATTCCGTATGGATATGTCATCCACTGAAATTCGAAAGACTCAAGGACTCTTGTAA